In Blattabacterium cuenoti, a single window of DNA contains:
- a CDS encoding HIT family protein: MNNIFSKIIMNQIPCYKVAETVNQLAFLDIYPIKIGHTLVIPKKNIDNIFSLNEKEFLSIMSFTKQVAIGIKKIIPCNRIGMFIMGFEIPHAHIHLIPMDKESDANFSKKKIKLSDKQLNIISEQIKMAINLCITMK; this comes from the coding sequence ATGAATAACATATTTTCAAAAATTATTATGAATCAAATACCTTGTTATAAGGTAGCCGAAACTGTTAATCAGTTAGCATTTTTAGATATATATCCAATTAAAATTGGACATACTTTAGTCATACCAAAAAAAAATATAGATAATATATTTTCTCTTAATGAAAAAGAATTTTTATCTATTATGTCATTTACAAAACAAGTTGCTATTGGAATAAAAAAAATTATTCCTTGTAATAGAATTGGAATGTTTATTATGGGGTTTGAAATACCTCATGCACATATTCATTTAATTCCAATGGATAAAGAAAGCGATGCCAATTTTTCAAAAAAAAAAATAAAATTATCAGATAAACAATTGAACATTATATCAGAACAAATTAAAATGGCTATTAATTTATGTATTACAATGAAATAA
- a CDS encoding alpha/beta fold hydrolase has translation MSIFFHKKLFDKKHGNGLPIIFLHGFMENMNIWNKIVNVLSIEHNTILIDFPGHGKTKFVEQKNSKILTMENLSFSLEFYLKKNNINKAFFIGHSMGGYVALALAEKYPEIFLGLCLLHSTAQSDDEKKKKYRINSIPMIINHYSLFVTRSIEKLFNVNKLHCFKEEIDYITQIALCIPINCILSIMRGMLIRKNRINVIKTTTFPKLYIIGSYDSILQKKILIDESKLGYNTFYQEIPTGHMGPIENPQYIIKILQNFIYNQIL, from the coding sequence ATGTCTATATTTTTTCACAAAAAATTGTTTGATAAAAAACATGGAAATGGACTCCCAATAATTTTTTTGCATGGATTTATGGAAAATATGAATATTTGGAATAAGATTGTTAATGTTCTTTCTATAGAACATAACACAATTTTAATTGATTTTCCGGGCCATGGAAAAACTAAATTTGTAGAACAAAAAAATAGTAAAATTTTAACAATGGAAAATTTATCATTTTCATTAGAATTTTATTTAAAAAAAAATAATATCAACAAGGCATTTTTTATAGGACATTCTATGGGTGGATATGTTGCTTTAGCACTTGCCGAAAAATATCCTGAAATATTTTTAGGATTATGCTTACTTCATTCTACAGCCCAATCAGATGATGAAAAAAAAAAAAAATATAGAATTAATTCAATTCCAATGATTATTAATCATTATTCATTATTTGTTACTCGTAGTATTGAAAAATTATTTAATGTTAATAAATTACATTGTTTTAAAGAAGAAATTGATTATATAACACAAATAGCATTATGTATTCCAATCAATTGTATTTTATCTATTATGAGAGGTATGTTAATTAGAAAAAATAGAATAAATGTTATAAAAACAACTACGTTTCCAAAATTATATATTATAGGATCATATGATTCAATCCTTCAAAAAAAAATTCTTATTGACGAATCTAAACTAGGCTATAATACTTTTTATCAAGAAATTCCAACAGGACATATGGGCCCAATAGAAAATCCACAATATATTATCAAAATACTACAAAATTTTATATATAATCAAATATTATGA
- a CDS encoding 5-formyltetrahydrofolate cyclo-ligase has product MNNKEFMRKKYFFCRKHFSKTKILFNSHKIFMQLKKLMIWNKTYYHIYLPIKTNNEIDTFTIINFLIKKKKIVTIPYSNFDTKCIENCLFNHKIAKNTKKNKYGIIEPIKKIILPNDFIEVIFIPLIIFDLKGYRIGYGKGFYDKFIQLCRNNIIKIGLSIFPPIRNIQSLHKNDLRLDIGITPNKIFFLTKKYFKNIPYNNYKHYT; this is encoded by the coding sequence ATGAATAATAAAGAATTTATGAGAAAAAAATATTTTTTTTGTAGAAAACATTTTTCTAAAACCAAAATATTATTCAATAGTCATAAAATATTCATGCAATTGAAAAAATTAATGATATGGAATAAAACTTATTATCATATTTATTTGCCTATAAAAACAAACAATGAAATTGATACATTCACTATTATCAATTTTCTTATTAAGAAAAAAAAAATTGTAACAATTCCTTATTCAAATTTTGACACAAAATGCATAGAAAATTGTTTATTTAACCATAAAATTGCTAAAAATACAAAAAAAAATAAATATGGAATTATTGAACCAATAAAAAAAATTATACTTCCAAATGATTTTATTGAAGTAATTTTTATTCCATTGATCATATTTGATTTAAAAGGATATAGAATAGGTTATGGAAAAGGATTTTATGATAAATTTATTCAATTATGCAGAAATAATATTATCAAAATTGGTCTTTCTATTTTTCCTCCTATTAGAAACATACAATCATTGCATAAAAATGATCTTAGACTAGATATTGGAATTACTCCAAATAAAATATTTTTTTTAACTAAAAAATACTTTAAAAATATCCCATATAATAATTATAAACATTATACATGA